The nucleotide sequence ACTACAACGACGCCGATGAAATAGACCATCTCGACGGCGTGACGATCCAATACGGCGATTGGTGGTGCAACGTGCGGCCGTCCAACACGGAACCGCTTCTACGCCTCAACGTCGAAGCCGACACTCCCGAATTGCTTGCGCGCAAGACCGCCGAGCTGCTCGCGCTCATCAAGGCCTAAACTCATGAAATCCGGCACCATCGGTCCAGCGCTCATCGCAAGCGGCGACGGAACGGCGCGCCAAGGCTGCATCCGAGTGGAGAATGGGCGGATCGCCGCAATCGAAGACGGACCACAACTTCTCGACATCGAGCTTCCGTTCGGAAGCACCGTGACGCCGGGTCTCATCGATCTTCACGTCAACGGAGTAGGCCGCTCTTGGTTCAACCGGGATCCGCTCGACGCACTCGAAGCGCTGTGCGCCGATGCCCCCACACACGGCGTCACGGCGTTCTTGCCGTCGATCATGACCAGCCCGTGGGATCAGATGCTGCACGCCGCCAGACAGATCTCGCGGCGTTCTTGTCTGCCGAATTCTGGAGCACGGCCGCTCGGTCTGCACTTCGAAGGACCGTTCCTCAGCACGGAGTACCGGCGCGTTCATCCGGAGGAGTTTTTACTCGAGCCGTCGCCCGCTCGCGTCGAAGCGATCCTCGAGACGTGGACCACCGGCCGGTGCCGGGTCACCATGGCGCCGGAACTGAACGGAGCAGCGCGAGCCGCAGACGAATTGCGCCGCCGCGGCGTCGTGCTTGCGGCCGGCCACACCGCTGCCACCTATGCGATCGGCAACGCCGCCATCGAACATG is from Candidatus Eremiobacteraceae bacterium and encodes:
- a CDS encoding amidohydrolase family protein; amino-acid sequence: MKSGTIGPALIASGDGTARQGCIRVENGRIAAIEDGPQLLDIELPFGSTVTPGLIDLHVNGVGRSWFNRDPLDALEALCADAPTHGVTAFLPSIMTSPWDQMLHAARQISRRSCLPNSGARPLGLHFEGPFLSTEYRRVHPEEFLLEPSPARVEAILETWTTGRCRVTMAPELNGAARAADELRRRGVVLAAGHTAATYAIGNAAIEHGYSILTHSFNAMPPIHHRTSSILTAYMLDPTAFCEVIADGVHVSPEHLALLYRLKGINLIITTDAMPLTDAVSAVGGVARTREGVIAGSLLTPDKGVRNLMAATGLPLQEAVVCATWAPARAMGLDDEIGMLREGLRADLTVWDRRNHVSHTFVGGELVYVNG